One stretch of Streptomyces sp. R21 DNA includes these proteins:
- a CDS encoding DEAD/DEAH box helicase: MAFNHLPAGVHDALAPLSVKPVTHSVPMAKNHRSDRPSTDTASRPSPGTVLDRLASGPSRASRITHTEHLPPREGRHAVWPDRIRSEVIAAVQAAGIEHPWAHQALAAEHALDGDSVVVATGTASGKSLAYLVPVLSRLLDGSEAPNGRGATALYLAPTKALAADQCRSVKELSQPLGHAVRPAVYDGDTPVEEREWVRQYANYVLTNPDMLHRGILPSHPRWSSFLKSLKFVVIDECHTYRGVFGSHVAQVLRRLRRLCARYGASPVFLLASATAAEPSVAAGRLTGLPVVEVADDASPRGELVFALWEPPLTELHGEKGAPVRRTATAETADLLTDLAIQGVRTVAFVRSRRGAELIAVIAQERLAEVDRSLARRVAAYRGGYLPEERRALERALHSGELLGLSATTALELGIDVSGLDAVVIAGYPGTRASLWQQAGRAGRSGQGALAILVARDDPLDTFLVHHPEALFDQPVESTVLDPDNPYVLAPHLCAAAAELPLVDEDLALFGPSTEELLPQLEAAKLLRRRTKAWHWTRRERAADLTDIRGDGGRPVQVVEAGTGRLLGTVDAGSSHTSVHEGAVHLHQGRTYLVRTLDLEDSVALVEEANPPYSTVARDTTAISVLETDTEVPWGQGRLCYGSVEVTNQVVSFLRRKLITGEVLGESKLDLPPRTLRTRAVWWTVTEDQLDAARINPEILGGALHAAEHASIGMLPLFATCDRWDIGGVSIPLHPDTLLPTVFVYDGHPGGAGFAERAFHTARSWLTATRQAIASCECDAGCPSCIQSPKCGNGNDPLHKRGAVRLLTELLREAPEG; the protein is encoded by the coding sequence ATGGCATTCAATCACTTACCGGCAGGCGTGCACGACGCCTTGGCTCCATTGTCCGTCAAGCCAGTGACACACTCGGTGCCGATGGCCAAGAATCACCGATCCGATCGACCCTCGACGGACACCGCTTCCCGCCCCTCGCCGGGCACGGTCCTGGACCGGCTCGCCTCGGGGCCGAGCCGGGCTTCGCGCATCACTCATACGGAGCACTTGCCCCCGCGCGAGGGTCGCCATGCCGTCTGGCCTGACCGGATTCGCTCAGAGGTCATCGCCGCGGTGCAGGCAGCGGGCATCGAGCACCCCTGGGCCCACCAGGCACTGGCCGCCGAGCACGCCCTGGACGGCGACTCGGTGGTCGTCGCCACGGGCACCGCCTCCGGCAAGTCCCTGGCCTATCTCGTACCGGTGCTGTCGCGTCTGCTGGACGGGTCGGAGGCGCCCAACGGCCGCGGGGCCACCGCGCTGTACCTGGCCCCGACCAAGGCCCTTGCGGCGGACCAGTGCCGGTCCGTGAAGGAACTTTCACAACCTCTGGGCCATGCGGTGCGCCCCGCGGTCTACGACGGCGACACGCCCGTCGAGGAGCGCGAATGGGTACGCCAGTACGCCAACTACGTTCTGACCAACCCCGACATGCTGCACCGCGGCATACTGCCCTCGCACCCCCGCTGGTCCTCCTTCCTGAAATCGCTGAAGTTCGTCGTCATCGACGAGTGCCACACCTACCGCGGTGTCTTCGGCTCCCACGTCGCCCAGGTCCTGCGCCGGCTGCGCCGCCTCTGCGCGCGCTACGGCGCCTCCCCGGTCTTCCTGCTGGCCTCCGCGACCGCCGCCGAGCCCTCGGTCGCCGCCGGTCGGCTCACGGGCCTCCCGGTGGTGGAGGTCGCGGACGACGCCTCCCCGCGCGGCGAACTGGTGTTCGCCCTCTGGGAGCCCCCGCTCACCGAGCTGCACGGCGAGAAGGGCGCACCGGTGCGCCGCACGGCCACCGCCGAGACCGCCGACCTGCTGACGGACCTCGCCATCCAGGGCGTGCGCACGGTGGCCTTCGTACGGTCCCGGCGCGGCGCCGAGCTGATCGCGGTGATCGCCCAGGAACGGCTCGCCGAGGTCGACCGCTCACTGGCCCGGCGCGTGGCCGCCTACCGCGGCGGCTACCTCCCCGAGGAACGCCGCGCCCTCGAACGCGCCCTGCACTCCGGCGAACTCCTCGGCCTCTCCGCCACCACCGCCCTCGAACTCGGCATCGACGTCTCCGGGTTGGACGCGGTCGTCATCGCCGGATATCCCGGCACACGGGCTTCGCTGTGGCAACAGGCGGGCCGGGCCGGACGCTCGGGCCAGGGGGCTCTCGCCATCCTGGTCGCCCGCGACGACCCGCTGGACACCTTCCTCGTCCACCACCCCGAAGCCCTCTTCGACCAGCCGGTGGAATCCACCGTCCTCGACCCCGACAACCCGTACGTCCTGGCCCCGCACCTGTGCGCGGCCGCCGCGGAACTGCCATTGGTGGACGAGGACCTGGCGCTGTTCGGCCCGTCCACCGAGGAACTGCTTCCGCAGCTGGAGGCTGCGAAGCTGCTGCGCAGGCGCACCAAGGCCTGGCACTGGACGCGCCGGGAGCGGGCCGCGGACCTGACGGACATCCGCGGCGACGGCGGGCGCCCCGTCCAGGTCGTCGAGGCCGGCACCGGGCGACTGCTCGGCACGGTCGACGCGGGTTCCTCGCACACGAGCGTCCACGAGGGCGCGGTGCATCTGCACCAGGGCCGTACGTACCTGGTGCGGACGCTGGACCTGGAGGACTCCGTCGCGCTGGTCGAGGAGGCCAACCCGCCGTATTCGACAGTCGCCCGCGACACGACGGCCATCTCCGTGCTGGAGACGGACACTGAAGTCCCCTGGGGCCAGGGCCGGTTGTGCTACGGATCCGTCGAAGTCACCAACCAGGTCGTCTCCTTCCTGCGTCGCAAGCTCATCACCGGCGAAGTGCTCGGCGAATCGAAACTCGACCTCCCTCCTCGTACGCTGCGCACCCGCGCCGTGTGGTGGACCGTCACCGAGGACCAGCTGGACGCGGCCAGGATCAACCCGGAGATCCTCGGCGGCGCCCTGCACGCCGCCGAGCACGCGTCCATCGGCATGCTTCCGCTGTTCGCCACCTGCGACCGCTGGGACATCGGCGGCGTCTCCATCCCGCTGCACCCGGACACCCTCCTTCCCACGGTCTTCGTCTACGACGGCCACCCGGGCGGCGCGGGCTTCGCCGAGCGCGCCTTCCACACCGCGCG
- the bldG gene encoding anti-sigma factor antagonist BldG has translation MDLSLSTRTVGDRTVVEVGGEIDVYTAPKLREQLVELVNDGSFHLVVDMEGVDFLDSTGLGVLVGGLKRVRAHEGSLRLVCNQERILKIFRITGLTKVFPIHTSVEEAVAATD, from the coding sequence GTGGACCTGTCCCTGTCGACCCGTACCGTCGGCGATCGTACGGTCGTCGAGGTCGGTGGCGAAATCGACGTATATACCGCGCCCAAGCTGCGCGAGCAGCTGGTCGAGCTGGTCAACGACGGGAGTTTCCACCTCGTCGTCGACATGGAGGGCGTCGACTTCCTCGACTCCACCGGGCTCGGCGTGCTGGTCGGCGGCCTGAAGCGTGTGCGTGCCCATGAGGGCTCGTTGCGCCTGGTCTGCAACCAGGAGCGCATTCTGAAGATCTTCCGCATCACCGGTCTCACCAAGGTGTTCCCGATCCACACCTCGGTCGAGGAAGCGGTGGCGGCCACCGACTGA
- a CDS encoding ATP-binding protein has translation MATVELRFSALPEHVRTARLVAAAVARRAGVDEAVLDEVRLAVGEACTRAVGLHQSSGTSAPVRVTLIEEEKQFSIEVGDEAPRAAPGDKAPGARGDGGDTDVESDEDEMGLAVISGLVDDVEVTAGENGGLIRMSWPTTPPATALP, from the coding sequence ATGGCCACCGTTGAACTCCGCTTCAGCGCGCTGCCCGAGCACGTCAGGACCGCCCGACTGGTGGCGGCAGCGGTGGCGCGCAGGGCCGGAGTGGACGAGGCCGTACTCGACGAGGTCAGACTCGCCGTGGGCGAGGCCTGTACCCGCGCCGTCGGACTGCACCAGAGCAGCGGAACGTCGGCACCGGTGCGAGTGACGCTGATCGAGGAGGAGAAGCAGTTCTCCATCGAGGTCGGCGACGAGGCACCGCGCGCGGCCCCCGGTGACAAGGCTCCGGGAGCCCGCGGCGACGGCGGCGACACGGACGTGGAGAGCGACGAGGACGAAATGGGCCTCGCCGTCATCAGCGGCCTCGTCGACGACGTGGAGGTCACCGCCGGAGAGAACGGCGGGCTGATCAGGATGAGCTGGCCCACCACGCCGCCGGCCACGGCTCTTCCCTGA